The DNA region AAATGCATCTTTAGAAGACTGTGTAAGTTTGATTGAACATATGGAATTTGGTATCAATTATCGACATACTCTATTTCTCAAAAATTAATCAACATACTCTAAATGAAACTTTTGACGATAACCACCACCATACGTCCTTGTGTTTGATGCCAATGCTAAAACGTGTAATCCAATCAAACAATAATGagcttagagagagagaagataaaAATCTCAAGGAAGCAAGCGGAGAAAGAGCATCACTGataaagtaaacaaaatttatacagCAAAGAATAAAACATGcatgaaaaaaattgaaatacacAAACAACTTGAAAACGAGAAATATGTGAAAGCCTTTACATACACATTTATTACATAAACTCCAAATTCTCCACGTAGCCTATCAATGTGTTTATAAAATGATCCTTCTTACCCTCTTCAACTTCAAGTCCCTCAACTTTGACTCTTGTAGAAGTCATACTCTCCACATTGTTGAAGAGAAGGAAGTACCAGTTTACAGGGCGGAAGGGGTATGACGAGTATACAATTTCACCTCTACCAGTCACTCCAACAAACTTGGTATGCTTGACCATCTCTTTATCCAAAGGAGACAATGCGTAATCCAGCTTGCACCAGTTATGATTTCTAGCATCTTCTAGAACCCACAGCACAAGTCTTGTCCCATATATATCATCCTTCTTATGATGTATACCTAATTTACCTCTGTAATTAAAAAGTTCCAAAGAATCCAACTCACATGCACGCTTTTGTTCCATGTTAATAAAGCCGAACTTCTCAGACCTAACGTCGAAGCAAACTATAACAGTAGATTTCTCCATCTTAGCTTCAAAATACAAAACACCATTTATACATATATCAGTAGTTCTACCAAGGGTCGTCTCAAAATGGAACTTGCATTCGACCATTCTCCATAAAAGCTTTCCAGATTCCAACGTCAAGACCTGATAAGTATTGGGTCTTTCATCACGTGACGAGGTTATACACAACACTTTAAACCGTTTTCCGATCGGATCATACCCAAAATACAATCTTTCAAACACTACAGGGTTACCATTGGGTAAGATGTTTTCTTTAAGAACATTCGGTAAGGTTAGAAAATCTCCAGTGGCAGGGTTACAAATCACCCGCATCTGCCGAGGTAATACCAACCTACAGAGTGTGCTAGGGTTATCAAATGAAATCTTTTCTGGAAAGATCATAGGCGTTTGATAAGGGGTGGCTACAAGAGAAGAGTTATCGTTTGGATTATGAGGCTGAGGTGAAGAGCAGAAGAACAACTTTTCATCAACTTCTAAGGCGAAAAGGAACCGTCCACGAGTCAAAGACTTAGTAAGAAACAAGTAATTGAAATCAGGACGGCGAAGGATGGACCCCAAGAATTTCGATACGCAACGAAACCTAGCTATAGACTTTGCCGGGACTCGAGAGAATATCTCCATAAGCATATCATCAGGGATTGGTGGGACTGAGTATTCTCTTACCGAGTTTGCTGATTGTGTTTCATGTCCGGATGTGGTTAATACTAGACCCTCCGAGGACTGCTGCTCCATATTTTTCATCGCTGGTGGATTTTACAAACCCTAGAATAGCTTCAGTGCTTAAGACGAACGAAACCGTAGACTTGACTAAACTTTATATGTAAcattccttttttatttatatgcaaCATTcctttttctaatatatatgcAACATTCCTAAATGGGCTGTATT from Raphanus sativus cultivar WK10039 chromosome 8, ASM80110v3, whole genome shotgun sequence includes:
- the LOC108821733 gene encoding putative F-box protein At1g53360, which gives rise to MKNMEQQSSEGLVLTTSGHETQSANSVREYSVPPIPDDMLMEIFSRVPAKSIARFRCVSKFLGSILRRPDFNYLFLTKSLTRGRFLFALEVDEKLFFCSSPQPHNPNDNSSLVATPYQTPMIFPEKISFDNPSTLCRLVLPRQMRVICNPATGDFLTLPNVLKENILPNGNPVVFERLYFGYDPIGKRFKVLCITSSRDERPNTYQVLTLESGKLLWRMVECKFHFETTLGRTTDICINGVLYFEAKMEKSTVIVCFDVRSEKFGFINMEQKRACELDSLELFNYRGKLGIHHKKDDIYGTRLVLWVLEDARNHNWCKLDYALSPLDKEMVKHTKFVGVTGRGEIVYSSYPFRPVNWYFLLFNNVESMTSTRVKVEGLEVEEGKKDHFINTLIGYVENLEFM